In Gammaproteobacteria bacterium, the DNA window TCCAGGTGGTCACGGTATCGGGCTAGTTCCTTATCTTTTTCTTTCTCTTCGGTAATGTCCTCGTAGATCCCCAACACGCCGATGATCTCGTCGTTCTGGTTTCTCAGCGGCACCTTCGAGGTTCGCAGCCAGAGGGTCCGACCGTCCGGGGTGGTCTGCGGCTCTTCGTAGTTGATGCGGGGGATGCCGGATTCGATGATTTTCAGGTCGTCGGCACGATACAGGTCAGCTTCATTCGCCCAGCCCATCTGGTAGTCGTCCTTGCCGATCAGATCGCTGGGTTGGCTCCGTCCGCTGTCCCGGGCAAAGGCAGGATTGCAACCGAGGTAGCTTAATGCACAGTCCTTCCAGAACACCCGCATAGGTACGTGGTCAATGACGGTCTGCAGCAGGTTGCGGGCGTTGTGAAGCGCGATTTCGGCTTGAACCAGCTCGGTCACGTCCTGCACGGTGCCGACAGAACGAAGTGGATTTCCGGTCTCGTCGAAGTCGGTTTGGCACTGTTCGTGGACATGTTTGATCCGCCCATCGGCCATGCGCAGGCGATGCCGGATGTTGTAGGGCTGTCGGGTTTGCAGCGAATCGGTGTAGGTCTTGTTGACGACCTCGCGGTCTTCGGGGTGGATGGCATCGAGGAAGGCGTCGTAGCTGGCGCCGAAATGGGTGGGGTCGAGTTCGAAGAGGCGAAAGATTTCATCCGACCAGCTCAGTCGGTTGTTGGGGACATCCAGCTCCCAACTGCCCACCTTGGCAATATGCTGTGCCTCTTGCAGGTCCTGTTCGCTCTTGCGCAAACGCTCTTCCATTTGTTTGCGGTCGGAAATATCGGTCGAAATCCCGCACAGGGCATAGATGCTGCCATCCTCCCTTCGCAGCGGTAACTTGATCGATAAAAAGGTGAAGGTCAAACCTGTTACCGTTACGGTATTGGTCTCTTCCGTGCGAAGGGTAATACCACCCGCTAGAACCTGATGGTCATTGCGCCTTATATTAGCGGTGGTCTCGGCATCAAAGAATTTCTCGTCACTGTAGCCGACAATGTCTTCCATTTCGGCATGCCAAAGCCTGCGCACGGCGGCATTGACAAACAGATAGTTTCCGTTTGTATCTTTCAGGTAGATATAGGCTTCCACGCTGTCGAGAATCGTTCGCAGTTTTTCCTCACTGTGCCGCAACTCGTTCTCGACCCGCTTACGCTCGCTGATGTCTCGAACGATAGCATGGAGAATGGGCCGTCCCTGTAAGGTCAACACAGACAAGGTCACCTCGGCATAGAATTCGCTGCCATCCATACGCCGATGTATCCAATTGAATCGATGCAACCCCTTTTCCTGGGCAAGTTTCATCATACGCTCGGCCTTGCTGAACGAACTTTCGCCATCAGGCTGAAATTCAGGGGAAATCTCCGCGGGATGGACGTTCTCGAATGCCACCTTGTCGGGGAACCCCAGCATTTCTACCGCCGCTTGGTTGCACTCCGCGAAATGGTGACCCTCCATGATCCACACCGGATCTGGCGAAGAATCGAAGAGCGTACGGAAACGCGCTTCCGAGTCGCGCAAACGTTCTTCCTGTTCCTCGATCTCGCGGAAAAATCGCTTCATGACCCAGGCGAAAAAGACCAGCACGAAGCCCACCACGAATAGCGTCACCAGCACCAGTATGGTGGCGCGATGCGCTATGGCATGTTCACTATCAGTGACATCATGCAATACGAGCAGGGCGCCTACTTCCTCGCCGCTGATTACGCGCAGAGGGTCGAGCTGCGTATACCAGACCTTTCCGCCCACTTCCGTATCGGTATGGGCATGCCCCACGCTTGGCCGTGAGAGAATGGATTTCAATGCTTGCACTGTGAGTTTAGGACTCATAAACTCGACGACATAGTGAGGCAACAACCCCCAGTCAGCCTTCCGTCCCATCATTCGCATCCCGGTTTCCCAACTCGCCTGGTCAATGTGTTCCTTATGTAGCAGAATGGCATACACAGATGCATGCTTATCCGGGGACCGCAGCGTGGCCAGCAGAGGTTCGATCTCCTTGCCCAGTTCAACGTAACCCACCAGGCGATCACCCTCGAAGACCGGCTTGACGACACGAAGCGTGAGTACGCCAGTCCTCCCTATTTCCACCCCCCAGGCGGTCTTGCCGGTGCGTTCGGCTTCAAGCGCAGTATGGCGATTAATGCGATCGCCCCGTAACTGCGGTAGATGCAAGCGTAGCAGGCAGGTTCGGTCGCGGCTGATGAAATAGAAGTGTGTGACGTTGTGCTCGGCGCGCAACCGCCCAAATACTTCCATCCAGTCGGCTTGCAGGCGCGCCGCATCTTCTTGGGCCAACGCCTGTTTCAATGCGGATTGTGCGCTGATGACCTGTAAGGTTTGCTGTAGTCCATGGACCTCGCGCGTCATGACATCGTCCAAGTCGAGCCGCAGCTCGTTGGCCCATTCGCTGGCTTGCCGATGGAGCGCTTCATATTCCATCCGCCAGTTGTGCTGAATCATCAGACCGGAGACCGAGAGGGTCGTTGTTGCGATCAGCAGCAGCAGGCTATTCAGTACGCGACGTAAAAGATTATGTTGGTCGGCCTGCATGATCTATGCTCGCCAGAAGCGGGAGACTTCGCGCGACCTGTTGGAGTCGAAACTGGCCAGGTCGGGTTTAGGGTTGTCGATGGGTTTCTGATATCATTATCCTGAGAAAATCCCACGCCCTACTAGGGAATAGTAACAGTTCGACATTTCAGGGAGTCCATAGCGGAAACTCCATGTTGTGAGTCGCCTAAGGGCTACCGGACAAAACCTCTTATATCATGGCACTTTGACGCTGTTTACTTATCAAGCAGAGTATAGATGGTCGTCATGCTGGTCCCGTAGGCTTTTTCGAAGAGGGGGATCAATCGCTGTGTTGCCGACGTGTCGCCCGCTTTGCCAGCCTGCTCGAGTTCTGCGCACACCTGGCCCAATTGCAGAGCGCCGATGGCGCGAGCGTTGGATTTGAGCGTATGCGCAATCTGGCCGACAGCGGCGGCGTCCCCCTCGGCCAGGGCGGCGCCCAGGCGCTCGGCCTGCGCTTGGGCCGTGACCTGGAACTTCTCCAGCAGGCGGCGGTGGATCGCCGGTTTGTCTCCCACTATCCGCGTCAGCGCACCAGGGTCGAACACCGGGGGTTCACCGGCGTCCGCCGTCGCCACTGTAGCCTTTGCACAGGCCGGCACCCTGGCTCTCGCGCCCGCCGGGGTCGGATCTGCGGCAACCGGCAGCCAGTGGACGAGTTGTTCCCGCAATTGCGACAACCGCACCGGCTTGGCCAGGTAGCCATCCATGCCGGCGGCCTGGCAGCGCTCGGCCTCCCCCTGGAACACGTTGGCCGTCAAGGCTAGGATCGGGGTATGGCTAATACCCCCACGGTTAACTTCTTCTCGGCGGATCGCCTCGGCGAGCTGATAGCCATCCAAGCGCGGCATGTGCAGGTCGGACAGCACCAGGGCGTAGTTGCCGGTCCGCCATTGGCGGAAGGCTGCCTGCCCGTCCGGGGCGATGTTGCACGAGTAGCCCAGCTTGGCAAGTTGCTGCCGGATCACCTTCTGATTGATCTCGTTATCTTCGACCACCAGGATTGGCCGTCCCTGCACAATGGCTTCGGCTTCCGCGCAGCGGGGGAGAGGGGAACTGGCAACGTCGACCACTTCTTCGGTATCGGTGGTTGTCACCTGTTTTGATTCATCCGCCGGGGAAAACGGCAGACGGGCGGTAAACGTGCTGCCCACCCCCGGCGTGCTCTTCACCCGGATCTCACCCCCCATCGCCTCGGCCAGGCGCGTGCTGATCACTAGCCCCAGCCCCGTGCCACCATACTGGCGCGTGGTCGAGGCATCGGCCTGGACGAAGGGATGGAACACCCGCTCCCGCGTCGCCGCATCCATGCCGATGCCATTATCGCGCACCGACAGTTCAACCCAGATCCTGCCGCCTTCTTTACCCGCCTGCCGTGCGGACACCCTCACCGCCCCCGAATGCTCCAGTCCACTGGAGAATTTGATGGCGTTGCTGATGAAGTTGCTGAGGATCTGCCGGACCCGCAAACTGTCGCCTTCGAGGACTGGGGGGATTTGGGACTCCACGTCGTACCGCAGCGTCACTCCTTTCTGCTGCGCATCTCCGAGGTGCCCAACGCAAGTCTTTTCGACCAACTCTGGCAGGGCAAAGGGTTCGATAGAGCAATCCAGCTTGCCGGCTTCGATCTTGGAGAAATCAAGGATGTCGTTGAGGATGCCGAGCTGGGCCTGGGCGGAGTCATAGATGATGCGCGCCATCTTGCGCTGCTCGTCGGTCAGGCGCGTGTTGAGCAGCACGTCCATCATGCCAATCACTCCGTTCATCGGCGTGCGGATCTCGTGCGACATGTTGGCTAAAAAAGCACTCTTGGCCTGATTGGCGGTTTTCGCAGCGATCATGGCGGCTTGCAATGCGATTTCGACCCGTTTGCGCTCTGTGATGTCCAGCAGAACACCTTCCACAGAACTGATATTCTCGGAGGGTTCCTTGTCGATATGACTGGACGTATAGATGGTATGAATTTGTCCGTCGGGGTGGACGAAGCGCATTTCAATCCGAGCGTGCTCAATCTTTTCTGAGAGCAGGTCCTGCAAGCCTTGCATGGCGGCCTCCAGGTCTTCCGGAAGCCATTGGATGATCTCCATCCAGGATCTGCTCAAAATCCTCTCCTTGGGCTGTCCGAAGATCGCTTCGAAGCTGTTGCTGACATAGGTGATCGTACCATCCAGGGCGTAGCTGAATACCAAGAACTCATCGCCGATGTCATCCACTAGGCGCTGGTGCTTGAGCCGCGCGGCGTTGAGGTCGGCCGTGCGCTCATCGACCAATTTTTCGACTCGGGACGTCGAACCCGTCGTCAGAAGCATAATCGCGCCCAGCAGGCCGGCACCCAGTGTGCCTATAACCAGCAAGCCCCAGCTTTGCAAGCTATGGTGGGATTCGATGTACGCAGCCATAGGCGTTATCCGTAACTGATACTTCCTGCCGCCGAAATGCAGGTTTTGCTCGAATTCGGCCAAGGCAGACCGGTCCGGATGCTTGCCATAGAGGATATCGCCCAGTTGATTGTCAACAAGAGTCACATCCATGTCGGAATCCTTGGGCACGAACTTTGAGATGAAATCGCCCATGCGCAGGACGGACAAAACCAGTCCCGGCGGGAAGGTATTGACCCTTTGCAACAGGAGTATGCCGGCCTGCGAGCCTTTCTCCTGGGCCAGCCGAATAGGTTCGGTAGCAACAGGCTTGCCGGTACGCAGGGTCTTCAGGACCGCCGCCTCGCGGGCAGGGTTGGAAGTGAGATCAAAGCCAACCGCCTCCTTGTTGCCGCTCAAGGGTTCAACGTAGGTGACGGGGTAATAGGTGAGCCGCACGGAGGCGCGCACTATGACGCCTGACGCATCACGCTCACGGATCTCAAACTGTGGAAACGCCCCTTTCTGATCATTTTCGAATGACTGACGCTGGATCTGGGTCACCTGTGGTGCCCATTCGATGGCCTGAAGCATGGGGTATCGCCGCAACGCAGGTTGTACATAAACATTGAACTCCTCCCTGTCCACATGAGTACTTGCTTTGGAGAAATAGGTTTCCAATTGATCCAGCAGGTACATCTGCCCGTCAAACTTGTCCTGAATCTGCACGGCGATGCGGTCCGCTTCGAACAAAAAGGACTGGGTGACTTTACCCGTCTCGATTTGACTGGACTTGATATAAGCCATGACTACCAGCGCCAATGAGAGGCTAGTGACGATGACGACCATGAGTCGACGCTTCTTCCATTCCGAGGCCGGTTTGCCAAAGATGGCCAGCATCAGAGGAAAAAAGACCACCACGCCGAGGGTATCGCCTATCCACCAGGTCGACCATTCCTCGAAAATCTTGTTGGCTTTGAAGAACCCCAAGGCGTACAGACTGGTAATAGACAGGGTGGCGCTAACCAGGCAAATCAGAGGGGAGAGCAGAAGGTAGCAGCCGATCTGGACTCCCCTGTCGAGTGGGGCGTCTGAACCGATGATCCGGCGCAGGAGCAGGCTCCCGACCAACGCTTGCAGGGTAGAGGCCAACGCGATACCCGTTGCCGCCGTGACCGCAAGTATCGTCATATCGAAGCCGCTCACCCACAGGTTCAGCATCAGGGAACCCAGGAAAATCCATGGATAAGTGCTTCGACCCCACAAATAGGCCGCTGCGACCGCCAGTCCAGCGGCGGGAAACACCCCGGAGGCATAACCTGGCGGTAAGGCTAGCATCAGCCCGAGCTTGCCTGTCACGACATAGGCCGCCGCCAGCAGCGGACCATACAGGAGTCTGTTTATCGACCTGACATTGCTGTTTTTCAACGTGGACTCACTGGAGCGGCTCCCGAAAATAACGCTTTCGGATTGATCTCGAATTCATCGTGACATCATGGCATTCCGGCGTTGTTTACCTGTCAAGCAGGGTATTGATGGTCGTCATGCCAGTCTCGTAAGCTTTTTCGAAGAGGAGGGTCAGTCGCTGCGCCGCATGCGTGTCTCCGGCCTTGCCGGCCTGTTCCAGTTTTTCGCACAGGTCGCCCAGTTGCAGGGCGCCGATGGCGCGAGCGTTAGATTTGAGGCCGTGCGCGATCTGGCCGACGGCGGCGGCGTCCCCCTCGGTCAGAGCGGCGCGCAGGCGCTCGGTCTGCGCCTGCGCCGTGACCTGGAACTTCTCCAGCAGGCGGCGGTGAATCGCAGGTTTGTCCCCCACCATCTGCGTTAGCGCGCCAGGGTCGAACACTGGCGGTTCACTCGCGTTCTCGGTATCTCCTGTAGCTTCGACAAGGGCAGGTGTCTCGGCCATCGGACTCGCTGGACGCGGATCCGCGACGGCTGACAGCCAATGGGTGAGTTGCTCCCTGAGTTCCGACAAGGGCACCGGCTTGGCTAGGTAGCCGTCCATGCCGGCAGCTTGGCAGCGCTCGACCTCGCCCTGGAGCACGTTGGCCGTCAAAGCCAGGATCGGGGTGTGGCTAGTACCCCCACGGTTAGCTTCTTCCCGACGGATCGCTTCGGCGAGCTGGTAGCCGTCTAGGTGCGGCATATGCAGGTCAGACAGGATTAGGCCATACTCCCCAGTTAACCATTGGCGGAAGGCGGCCCGCCCGTCCGGAGCGATGTCGCACCGGTAGCCCAGCAGCATGAGCTGCTGCTGGATCACCTCCTGATTGGTCGCGTTGTCCTCGGCTACCAGGATCAGCCGCCCTTGTTGGACAGCTTCCGCACGGCCGGGAACAGAACGGGCCATGTCTGCCGCCTCCGGGGTCTCGGGGGTGGTCACCCGTAGTTTTTCCGGATCCGCCAGGGAAAACGGCAAATGGGCGATGAAGGCGCTGCCGACTTCCGGCGTACTCTCCACCCGAATCTCACCCCCCATCATCGCGGCCAGGCGTGTGCTGATCACCAGCCCCAGCCCCGTCCCGCCGTACTGGCGTGTGGTCGAGGCGTCAGCCTGAGTGAAGGGATGAAATACCCGCTCCCGCGTCGCCGTATCCATGCCGATGCCGTTGTCGCGCACCGCCAGTTCGATCCAGACCCGGTCCCCTACTCCGTCGGCTCGCCGCGCGACCACCTCAACGTTCCCCGTGCGGCCCAAACCGCTGGAGAATTTGATGGCGTTGCTGAGGAAGTTGGACAGGATCTGCCGCACCCGCAGGGCATCACCCTCCAGGGGGGGGATGTGCGCATCCACGGTATGACGCAGCGTCACCCCCGTCGACCGGGCCTGTTCGGCCAGCGTGGCGCAGGTCTTCTCGACCACCTCGGCCAGCGCGAAGGGTTCGATGGAGAATTCGAGCTTGCCCGCCTCGATCTTGGAGAAATCGAGGATGTCGTTGAGAATGCCCAGCTGGGTTTGGGCGGAGTCGCGGATGACGCGCGTCATCTTGCGCTGCTCGTCGGTCAGACGCGTATTGAGCAACACGTCCGTCATGCCGATCACGCCGTTCATCGGCGTGCGGATCTCGTGGCTCATGTTGGCCAGAAAAAGGCTCTTGGCCAAATTGGCCGCTTCGGCAGACTCCTTTGTTTCCCTTAATGCGCGTTCCGCTTCCTTGCGGGTGCTGATGTTGGTTTGGAAGGCAATGAAGCGGGGACCGGGACTCCCTTCGGCCGCATGGTAGTAGATGGTCATTTCAACGGGGATCAAGCGGCCATCTTTGGCCTGTTGAGTGGTCTCGAACTTTATATAACTTCGCTGTTTGATCTGTTCCCTGATCTCCCTATAGCGTTCGGCCGGAAAGTGGGAATCAATGTCGGAGACCGTTAACTGACACAGTTCCTCGGGGGTATAACCGAGGCACTCAGCGGCATAAGGATTAGAATAGGTGAAACGCCCCGTGGCGAAATCCGCCCATGTGATGCCGATCCCAACCTTGTCCATGGCGTATTGAGTATCCGCGATGTTCTGGTGGACTCGTTTCAGTTCAGCGGTACGAGCTTCCACCAGTTCCTCAAGATGCTGGCGATATTGGTGAAGTTCAGTGATATCCTCCGAGATACCGAGCAGATATTCCGCTTCGCCAGCGTCATTACGCAATGCCAGTTTTTTAGTATGCAGCAGCCGGCTTCCATGCTGGTGCGTCTCAATCGGCTCTACAGGAATATCCAGGACTCCCGTTGCGTTCAAAATCTCTCGATCCTTACCCGTAAAGAAATCTGCCTGTTCCCTGGGGAAGAAGTCATAGTCGCTTTTGCCAAGCAGTTCTGACCGGTCATAGCCCAGCAGATCCTCCCCTGCCTTGTTGAACATGGCAAAACGCAGGTCTTTCGCATGTTTCAAAAAGATCATGTTAGGAATATTCTCGACAATCGAGTCGATCAGGCGCTGTTTGGCCTGACTCTCCTCTTTGAGCCGCGTTTGCTCCGAAATGTCGCGAAACGCGGATACCGAGCCGATGATGCCTTTATCGCTAATAGGGCGGCTGTTTATTTCAACATCGATTATTCCGCCGTCTTTGCGAAGGAAGCGTTCCTCCCCAAAATAGCGTTCGCTCTCACTGACCTTGGTGTGAATAGGGCAAGAAAGGAAGGTGTTGGTCTGCTCTGAATCCGCATATCTATGGAAAACCTTACAACCCAGCCGACCAACGACTTCATCGGCTTCGTATCCAAGCAACTCCGTAAAGGCGTTGTTGACCTGCGTAATGACACCTTTGTTATCCATGACATACAGGCCATCGCCAATGGCGCTCATAATAACCTCAAGTCGCTGTTTCTCCCTTTTCAATGCGGTTCTGGACACATGGAGCATGCAGATAGCCCAATACAATCCCAGGAGCATTAACGTTCCGACGATAAGATGCTTGAAAAAATCCTGCCGCAGTATGGAGAGAGCTGAATCCTTTTCATAGGAGATGAAGTAGCCGACTTTCTTGCCCAGGGTGTCTATGACCGCTACGAACGAAATGCACCACTCACCGCTGGAGCTCATAATCGATATTGAGAAGTTTTCACCGCGGGCCATTTTCTCTGCAAGGGTGACATCTTGCCTGAGCAGGGCGTCGATCTCTCGAATATTGTCCGGTTTGAAGGAAGCGTTTGTGTCCTCGCTGAGCGCCTTATCGAGAACGAAATCCTGGTTGATTTCGGAAGGGGGATATTGCGCCCGCCATTCTTCGAACAATCTATCAAAGACGGCTTTTTTTCTCAAAATCAACTGGTAGTACTTGGACTTTTCCAGCAGGGCCATGGAGTCACGGAGCTGATCGAAAGAGAGGCTGATTTCCACACTGCCAAGATGCTCACCGTGATAAGAAATTGGGAACACATTGCGGAAACCCGACTTCACCCGTCCTATCTCAAATCCGGTGACGATCTTTTGATTGGTATTGGCCTGGACCAAAGCCGGCCGCGCATCCCGCAATGAATCGCCGTATTGGTCAGGTAAATGAAAACGTAGAAAACTATGCGCATCCCGGGTATGGAACTGGACCAGTTGAATACCTTGCGCCTTCAAATATTGGTACCAAGGCAAGAGCAATCGATAGAGTTCGTCCCTTGCCTGCTGCTGGGCTTCGCCAGTGCTATGCACGCCCCTGGCGAAGATTTTCAAAATTTCCTCCCGTCGTATCCCTTGGTCAACCATGAACTTCGTTGCCAGCTGCAGGCGCTCGATGCTGGCTTGATAGACGGCCGTCAGGACCGCCGTATGAGTTGCTTGATAGCTCTCTTGCTCTCTTCGCTGGACATCATCGAGAAACCAATACATGCAACCCCATAGCACAACAAAAAGTAATGAAAGAAATAGGTTGCGTAATTGAATGAATGACTTCATGTTTAAACTTCACGCTCTTACAAGAATGCTATCAATGGTCTCTCTGGCAACTTTAAACGCCGATTCAAACGCTGGAAATAGTACGGTGACTACAGGTCTGTCCGCCGCTTTACCAGCATGCTCCAGCTTTTCGCACACCTGGCCCAGCTGCAGGGCGCCGATGGCGCGGGCGTTGGATTTGAGGCCGTGCGCAATCTGGCCGACGGCGGCGGTATCCCCCCCGGTAACGGCGGCGCGGAGACGCTCGGCCTGCGTCTGCGCCGTGACCTGGAACTTCTCCAGCAAGCGGCGGTGGATCGCCGGTTTGTCCCCCACCATCTGCGCGAGTACGCCGGGGTCAAACACCGGTCGTTCACCCGCCTCCTCCATCTCTTCTGTGGCCTCCGCCAAGGCCGGCGCCTCGGCGGTCTGGCCCAGTGAACTCGCATCAGCCACCACCGGCAGCCAGTGAGCGAGTTGTTCCCGAAGTTGTAACAAGGGCGTCGGCTTGGCCAGGTAGCCGTCCATGCCGGCGGTCTGACAGCGCTCAGCCTCGCCCTGGAGCACGTTAGCCGTCAAGGCCAGGATCGGGATGTGGTCCGCACCCCCGCGGTTCGCTTCTTCCCGGCGGATCGCTTGGGCGAGTTGGTAACCGTCCAGGTGCGGCATGTGCAGGTCAGACAGGATTAAGCCGTACTCCCCGGTTCGCCACTGGCGGAAGGCCGCCTGTCCGTCCGGGGCAATGTTGCACCGATAGCCCAGCAGGGCTAGTTGTTGCTGGATCACCTCCTGGTTGGTCGTGTTGTCTTCGGCCACTAGGATCAGCCGTCCCTGTGCAAGGGCTTCCGCACGATCGGGAACGGAACAGATCCCATCCGCCACCTCCTGAAGCTCGGTAGCACTCACCTGCAATTGTTCCGGATCCGCCGGGGAAAACGGCAGACGCGCGGTGAAGGTGCTGCCGACCCCCGGCGTGCTCTCCACCCGGATTGCGCCGCCCATCGCTTCAGCCAGGCGCGTGCTGATCACTAGTCCCAGTCCCGTCCCGCCGTACTGGCGCGTGGTCGAGACATCGGCTTGGGCGAAGGGATGAAACACCCGCTCCAGCGTCGCCGCATCCATGCCAATACCGTTGTCGCGCACCGACAGCTCAACCCAGATGTTACGGTCTTCCTCGCCCGCCAACCGCGCAACCACTTCAACATCGCCCGCGCGGTCCAGTCCACTGGAGAACTTAATGGCGTTGGTGATGAGGTTGGACAGGATTTGCCGTACCCGTAGAGCGTCGCCCTCTAGTGCCGGGGGGAGATGCGGATCCACAGCATGACGCAGCCTCACCCCCTGTTGCCGGGCTTGTTCGGCGAGCGTGGCGTAGGTCTTCTCAACCACGTCGGCGAGGGCGAAGGGTTCGATGGAGAGATCGAGCTTGCCCGCCTCGATCTTGGAGAAATCAAGAATATCGTTGAGAATGCCCAACTGGGTTTGAGCCGAGTCGTGGATGATGTTGACTATTTTGCGCTGCTCGTCGGTCAGGTGCATGTTGCGCAACACGTCCGTCATGCCAATCACCCCGTTCATCGGCGTGCGGATCTCATGGCTCATGTTGGCCAGGAAGAGGCTCTTGGCCAGATTGGCCTGCTCGGCCATGGCCTTGGCCGATAATATTTGATGTTCCGCTTGTTTACGATTAGTGATATCTGAAATAAAAGTGATAAAGCGGCTGGGTAGACCTTTCGTTGCCGGTAGCTGATAGCCGCTGATCTCAACGGGAATTAAAGCGCCATCCTTGGTTCTTTCCTGACTTTCGAAATGGGCTGGACCACTGGCAAATAACTTCTTGGTATTGGTTTGGAAGTCCCCGGGTGGAAAATTTGGATCAATATCCGGTATGGTCAACTCCAGCATTTCCTCTTCGCTGTAACCCAACAATTGGGCCGCATAACTGTTCACATAAAGAAATTTCCCCGTTTTCGCATCGACCCAGTGGATGCCGATGCCGGTACAGTCCATGGCGAAATGGGTATCCAGTAATTGCTGGTTGACCACTTTGAGTTCAGCGGTGCGTTCCTCGACCAATTGCTCGAGTTGTTGGCGATAACGTTCCAATTCCTGAGCATTGTGTTTTTGCTCGGTAATATCACGCCAAACAGCGACAGCGTGGGGATGACCTCGAATCTTGATCTTCCTTACGTTCACCTGGACGTCGATCAGACAACCATTTTTACACCGATGTTTATTCTCGACTTGCATGTTTCCGTTCATGGGGATGGTTTCAACCATGGATATTAACTGTTCTTCCTTGAATTCTCCCTGGATATCGAACACCGTCAGTTGAGCATATTCATCGCGGGTATAACCGAGCGTGGTATAGGCGGTGTCGTTGAATTCAACCATACGGAAGGTCTCCAGATTGACCAGTTCAATGGCATCGCCGGCCTGCGACACAATGGCGCTCATGATTTCCTCTCGCTCGCGCAAAGCTTCTTCTGCATGAGTTC includes these proteins:
- a CDS encoding PAS domain S-box protein, whose protein sequence is MQADQHNLLRRVLNSLLLLIATTTLSVSGLMIQHNWRMEYEALHRQASEWANELRLDLDDVMTREVHGLQQTLQVISAQSALKQALAQEDAARLQADWMEVFGRLRAEHNVTHFYFISRDRTCLLRLHLPQLRGDRINRHTALEAERTGKTAWGVEIGRTGVLTLRVVKPVFEGDRLVGYVELGKEIEPLLATLRSPDKHASVYAILLHKEHIDQASWETGMRMMGRKADWGLLPHYVVEFMSPKLTVQALKSILSRPSVGHAHTDTEVGGKVWYTQLDPLRVISGEEVGALLVLHDVTDSEHAIAHRATILVLVTLFVVGFVLVFFAWVMKRFFREIEEQEERLRDSEARFRTLFDSSPDPVWIMEGHHFAECNQAAVEMLGFPDKVAFENVHPAEISPEFQPDGESSFSKAERMMKLAQEKGLHRFNWIHRRMDGSEFYAEVTLSVLTLQGRPILHAIVRDISERKRVENELRHSEEKLRTILDSVEAYIYLKDTNGNYLFVNAAVRRLWHAEMEDIVGYSDEKFFDAETTANIRRNDHQVLAGGITLRTEETNTVTVTGLTFTFLSIKLPLRREDGSIYALCGISTDISDRKQMEERLRKSEQDLQEAQHIAKVGSWELDVPNNRLSWSDEIFRLFELDPTHFGASYDAFLDAIHPEDREVVNKTYTDSLQTRQPYNIRHRLRMADGRIKHVHEQCQTDFDETGNPLRSVGTVQDVTELVQAEIALHNARNLLQTVIDHVPMRVFWKDCALSYLGCNPAFARDSGRSQPSDLIGKDDYQMGWANEADLYRADDLKIIESGIPRINYEEPQTTPDGRTLWLRTSKVPLRNQNDEIIGVLGIYEDITEEKEKDKELARYRDHLERLVAERSAQLDEAQVKHQQLLDDMGDEFMAFSFTPEAIITYVSNSIESIFGLPKERVMNQSWVELVQWLPEDLEETWLYLQDMLSGKVDSIRTEMRFVHPAGQIRTIYQTSHPVRNASGDIVSVEGVLTNITQRKRTEMELRQAKHTAEAASQAKSAFLANMSHEIRTPMNGVIGMLEILSHSSLPDEERKMVEAIRRSARSLLGIIDDILDFSKIEAGKLSLAEQEMSLETELDIVVSLIDRIAMDKQVELTLFFEPKLPQRVMGDGLRVRQILTNLTGNAVKFSMDMERIGRVQLRAELEQCGNGRVWVVFTIADNGIGIDAETVARLFQPFEQADSSTTRKYGGTGLGLSISQTLTAMMGGEISVQSEVEQGTTFTVRLPFKLASECPNLTSPYDLSGLECIVVANETKYIEDYTRYLVHASAQTHAFADIEAAWVFISGYAPETLVCIIVMEDRGIHSAQEIVGRLLARQPSDNVHFVEVTYLSVERGKRRKVRRLADKIVQIDREALTRCRFLEAVAAATGRVAIPQETDMDESFDANVETGLNILVAEDNEINCDVIRRQLEMLGYRVALAADGVKAFQQWKAGTYDLLLTDLHMPNKDGYELTALIRDAERRFNLNRIPIIALTANVVKGEEECCLKQGMDAYLSKPIELARLKSVLDQWLPSTDLFVANVAEEAALPTQVVERPELPVFDSEVLTKMVGSNPAIHRRLLEKFLANARQRMGELLQASEARNTATVGQIAHTLKSAARSVGAMRLGDLCQQLEHAGKAGDGECCQALSKSLHATFDEVARILRSRLEDQ
- a CDS encoding CHASE domain-containing protein yields the protein MKNSNVRSINRLLYGPLLAAAYVVTGKLGLMLALPPGYASGVFPAAGLAVAAAYLWGRSTYPWIFLGSLMLNLWVSGFDMTILAVTAATGIALASTLQALVGSLLLRRIIGSDAPLDRGVQIGCYLLLSPLICLVSATLSITSLYALGFFKANKIFEEWSTWWIGDTLGVVVFFPLMLAIFGKPASEWKKRRLMVVIVTSLSLALVVMAYIKSSQIETGKVTQSFLFEADRIAVQIQDKFDGQMYLLDQLETYFSKASTHVDREEFNVYVQPALRRYPMLQAIEWAPQVTQIQRQSFENDQKGAFPQFEIRERDASGVIVRASVRLTYYPVTYVEPLSGNKEAVGFDLTSNPAREAAVLKTLRTGKPVATEPIRLAQEKGSQAGILLLQRVNTFPPGLVLSVLRMGDFISKFVPKDSDMDVTLVDNQLGDILYGKHPDRSALAEFEQNLHFGGRKYQLRITPMAAYIESHHSLQSWGLLVIGTLGAGLLGAIMLLTTGSTSRVEKLVDERTADLNAARLKHQRLVDDIGDEFLVFSYALDGTITYVSNSFEAIFGQPKERILSRSWMEIIQWLPEDLEAAMQGLQDLLSEKIEHARIEMRFVHPDGQIHTIYTSSHIDKEPSENISSVEGVLLDITERKRVEIALQAAMIAAKTANQAKSAFLANMSHEIRTPMNGVIGMMDVLLNTRLTDEQRKMARIIYDSAQAQLGILNDILDFSKIEAGKLDCSIEPFALPELVEKTCVGHLGDAQQKGVTLRYDVESQIPPVLEGDSLRVRQILSNFISNAIKFSSGLEHSGAVRVSARQAGKEGGRIWVELSVRDNGIGMDAATRERVFHPFVQADASTTRQYGGTGLGLVISTRLAEAMGGEIRVKSTPGVGSTFTARLPFSPADESKQVTTTDTEEVVDVASSPLPRCAEAEAIVQGRPILVVEDNEINQKVIRQQLAKLGYSCNIAPDGQAAFRQWRTGNYALVLSDLHMPRLDGYQLAEAIRREEVNRGGISHTPILALTANVFQGEAERCQAAGMDGYLAKPVRLSQLREQLVHWLPVAADPTPAGARARVPACAKATVATADAGEPPVFDPGALTRIVGDKPAIHRRLLEKFQVTAQAQAERLGAALAEGDAAAVGQIAHTLKSNARAIGALQLGQVCAELEQAGKAGDTSATQRLIPLFEKAYGTSMTTIYTLLDK